The following are encoded together in the Triticum dicoccoides isolate Atlit2015 ecotype Zavitan chromosome 6B, WEW_v2.0, whole genome shotgun sequence genome:
- the LOC119326232 gene encoding vegetative cell wall protein gp1-like produces MDDVLVHRSAGGHNFRRRSAGGGGRRVAPMSSPPLPPSAYGFFPYSSAPPGPFLYPPYNFYSCGSLPPLPFNHPGLPPRPPATRAKHATFPYQPSTLPPRPAAVTKVKQTTATGMTVSAPRKMLEGKSKKPRTPRSAEEPPRAQRRKPLQRAAPLPATSVVTEALDDLEREVTRGFVEDLLHALAPPPSSLPLPTFSLVRAAATKVPAPCTV; encoded by the coding sequence ATGGATGATGTTCTCGTCCACCGATCAGCCGGAGGCCACAACTTCCGCCGGAGGTCTGCCGGCGGAGGCGGCCGGAGGGTCGCCCCCATGAGCTCGCCACCGTTGCCTCCGAGCGCCTACGGTTTCTTCCCTTATTCATCGGCTCCTCCGGGTCCGTTTCTATATCCGCCGTATAACTTCTACTCGTGTGGCTCTCTCCCTCCCCTGCCGTTCAACCACCCCGGTCTCCCACCCCGCCCGCCGGCGACCAGGGCCAAACACGCCACGTTCCCATACCAGCCGTCGACTCTGCCTCCTCGTCCGGCCGCCGTCACAAAGGTCAAACAGACCACGGCGACCGGGATGACGGTGTCGGCGCCGAGGAAGATGCTGGAGGGCAAGAGCAAGAAGCCGAGGACACCGAGGTCCGCAGAGGAGCCTCCGAGGGCGCAGCGGAGGAAGCCTCTGCAGAGGGCGGCGCCGCTGCCGGCGACGTCGGTGGTCACGGAGGCGCTGGACGACCTGGAGCGCGAGGTGACACGGGGCTTCGTGGAGGACCTGCTGCACGCGCTCGCACCGCCGCCCAGCAGCCTGCCTCTGCCCACTTTCTCCCTCGTCAGGGCGGCCGCCACCAAGGTCCCAGCGCCATGCACGGTGTAG